From the genome of Corallococcus macrosporus DSM 14697:
GTGTCCGCGACCAGGATGTACCCCTCGCCGTTGCGCGCGCGGTACAGCGCGACCCGGCCCACGTTGGCGGAGAGCCCACCCGTGCCTGGGATGGGGAGCTGCTGCCCGGTGACCTCCGCGTTCGCGGCCAGCGCATAGCGCCACAGGCCCTGGCCCTGCTGGGTGACGAACAACGAGCCGGACGCCTCATCCACGGCCAGGCCCGCGATGGGCCCCGTCGTGGTGAGCGTGCGGACCAGGGTGGCCGTCACGACGCCGTCTTCCCCATCCAGCTCGTACTGCTGGAGGACGCCCGCGGACGTCCCCGCGAACACATAGAACCGGCCGGAGTCCTCATCCTGGGAGATCGCCACCGCGGAGAACTGCGTCCCCGTCAGGAAGCTCCCCGCGCCGACGCGGACCACCCGGTCCGAGCGGTCGGGGTCCACCGTGTAGGCCACCAGCCCGTTGAGGTTGACGCTGGCCGCCACGGCCAGGGTCTGCTGCACCCCGGACAGCGCGAAGCCGTCCCGCACGGCCACGGCCGACATCGGGCCGTCCGTAAGCTCGGCGTCGAGCTGCTCGCCGCCCACGCCGAAGGTGACGAGCCCCGAGTTGGGGCTGCTGTAGGCGGTGAGGAGCAGGCTGCTGGCGGGCGCGCCAGGGCTCACCCAGAGGGCCACGTCCTGGAGCACCCCGCCGGAGATGGACGGGTCGGGCTCGGTCTGAGCCGTGGGCGGGACGGCGACCTGCGCGGACACCGGAGTGCCCAGGAGCAGTGCCGCCAGGGCCAGGGGGGTTGGGTTGCGCATGACCGCCTCCACGTTGAGGGATTGGGACTCCCTAACTTGTCACGCGACGCAAGGCTTTCAAGTAGGAAGCCGCCGGGAACGGTTGGCGAGCGGCGACAGCGTCGGCTAGAAAGTGCGTCCTCCAGCCAACACAGAAAACGACCATGGCGACCAAGCGCGCACTCATCACCGGCATCACGGGGCAGGACGGCAGCTATCTCGCGGAGCTGCTCCTTTCGAAGGGCTATGAGGTGCACGGCATGGTGCGCCGC
Proteins encoded in this window:
- a CDS encoding myxosortase-dependent phytase-like phosphatase, whose translation is MRNPTPLALAALLLGTPVSAQVAVPPTAQTEPDPSISGGVLQDVALWVSPGAPASSLLLTAYSSPNSGLVTFGVGGEQLDAELTDGPMSAVAVRDGFALSGVQQTLAVAASVNLNGLVAYTVDPDRSDRVVRVGAGSFLTGTQFSAVAISQDEDSGRFYVFAGTSAGVLQQYELDGEDGVVTATLVRTLTTTGPIAGLAVDEASGSLFVTQQGQGLWRYALAANAEVTGQQLPIPGTGGLSANVGRVALYRARNGEGYILVADTGADAFAVYERRAWTYVGAFRLADEGGGVIRANDPVALAVSASSLGTAYPEGLFVGGDAQSNPQRLQFAAWPAVAEAFDPALRIDTRLDSDGGTDGGTDGGSTDGGGVIGGPGPQRPGTGLPPDDSGCSCTSGSVPATAAFALLALVRLGRRRRD